DNA from Clarias gariepinus isolate MV-2021 ecotype Netherlands chromosome 23, CGAR_prim_01v2, whole genome shotgun sequence:
aatttaaaaaaaagcagcagaTCATGAAcaatttatcaataaaaattaaagaaattagatTAGACATTAGACATTAAATGGCACCTATGTTGCCATTTAACTTCTGTACACAAATGCTTCTTTCTTCGAATGATTTGACATTTAAGCATGGCCTTTTGTACCTTTTATTATGAGGTCTTTAATCTTAAAAAGCTTAAACTTCAAAAGCTATAATGTCTTTAATTCTGCAATGAACCTAATGCTGCAAATAACTACCGCAAACATATATCTTCTAAATATCTAAATAACGACCTATTCGTCTACACGTCAAACTTTTTACACACGTGATACAGAATGAGCCACTTCATGCTGCGCTGATACATACATGATTACCTTGGCTGGAGCTGGCACAGTGAAGCgaagaagaggaaaaagaagaggaagactGTGAAGCAGTGACAGAGCCGGAGGATGAGGGATTTAGCCCTGCATCAGTCCGTCTGGGGACATCACTAATCTGAcacagaagaaaaacacaccacTTTTAGGAAGAGTTAAATGTACTGGTTTCAGCTTGCACTAAATATGCAGCTACAATGAATCACAtcatatgaataaattgtttccATATGAATCGGAATTTATATGGTGTACCTGCAGAAGAAATTTTACCAAATCCTAatttaagtacttaaagtctGTGGTCAAAAGAGCGTAGCAATGAGGCGGTGTGGAAAAATTGAGAAAGGTTGAAAACAGATTACAGTTTTAAAAGAGGAACTAAAGGGTCATGTTGAAGGCCCACATAAGGAAGCAGATACCAAGCTTATCTTCAGAGGAATAGTTTCTAAAAGACTGTGATTTCCTTTCTTTAAGTAACAAAGACTATGACATCAAACAACCCTTACCTTTTTATCAGAGTTTGCCATTCTGTCTTTCGCTTCTTTGGCTTTCTGAATGGCTTTCAGCACTTCAACAGTGTCCAACTCCTTCTCAGTGGTTACTGTACCATCTAGGCAAACCTTTAATAACACATATGTTCACCCACGTTCATTATGAATTTTCCAATGGCAGTATAAGCAGGAAATTAGACATGTAATGACAATCTTACGacaagatttttattattacgaGGCTAAGTGAAAAAACTATCCGCACTCTACCTGTagaatttattaatgaatttttagaaaagacaaatgcatcattttttatattgtcttCTTGCTtcttaatacactttgtccatatCCATGAGGAGACTTGAACGAAAAGCGCAGATGAGGCCAACAAACGTTTTAATATAACAGGAGTGCGGATATTTTTCTGACTCACCATTGTATTATAATATTACTGAAAGTTGTTCTGTTTCATTATGTTGTATTGGTACGGAAAATTTCGGACCACTTGTCCATTTGGGGGATTGATCACTTTTATCAAATgataaaatggggaaaaaaaacaaataatacttTAACAATAAACTATGaaacaaacacccacacacacacacactatttacatttaggcatttggcaggtaCAATATGATGGTACAAGTAAATTTCTCATAAATAAGTAAGCCGTACCTCTGATGCTCTGTCACAGAACTGCGCCAGAACCTTTGTTCTGTAGTCAGGAATAATGCACATGGGGTTGTTGGCGATGGACAGTTTTTCCAAACAGGGCAGCATTCCGATGTGCTTTATTTCATCCAACTGCGGAAAATAACGATTAACAGgtaaatcaaattaaacactATTTCTGCCAACATGCATCTTCGCCATCTTTGGCAACCAATCTTTTTAATACCTGTGCTAATCTGTTACTGCTCAAGTCCAGGTTCACAAGAGAGTAAAGTTTACTGAGACCAGACAGGGTTTCAAGTTGATTCCCGGCCAAATTCAGGGTCTTGATGTTGCCTAGTTTAGTGTGAACACCCTCGAGGACCGTGAGCTTGTTATAGGACAGGTCCAAGTGCACTAGATTGTACAGATACTGCAAATAGACATGAAACAAGTAAGGCTTTGACAAATGTTGATTAAAGTTTAGAATGgctagtatgtacagtatattcaaataTTATAGTTTAATATTAACAATACGATTTTTAAATAGCTTACCTGTATATTTTCCACCAGTGATATGCAATTGTGTCCAAGATCAAGGAATTCAACTGCAGGAATCAGTTTCTAAAATGACAAAGGGAAGATTTTGAAGAGATTAGCTGTGAGGGAGTGTGCCATGTGTGGCCAAGAAGCATGGATGTCAGGGGCATTGCcagtaaaagaggtgtggcaTAATAGTCTCGGTGGAGAAATGCACACGGCCTCTGTGCTTGTCAGTTCTAGCCAAGGTGGAAAAGTTTGTtcctttattttgtgtttatacagtacactgatcagccataacataacTACCACCCACATAATATTGTGTGGGTTTCCTTTTTTGCCACGAAAACAGCCATGCACTCTGTGTTCGCAGATTTCTCGTCAAACCAGCAATCATCTTTTTCCTAAtttaagctacagtagctctatTGAAACAGACTTCCAGAGCCAGCCGTCGCTCACCATATGCAAATGAGGCTTTGGCTGCCCATGACGTGTTGCCGGTTTACTGGTTTTGCGCCGTAGGAGCACTTTTGATaagtcctgaccactgcagactgtggttttggagttgctctgatccagctgtctagccatcacaatttgaccTTCGTTAAAGTCACTTAAACATTTACGTTTGCCCTACATTTACTTATCAACATGGTGAtcaaattgttttaaaagaagagaaaagaaatttCTAGCAGGTAAAGAATTTAAAGCAGTTTTGCCTCACCACAGACTCATCGATGCAGCTGATGTTATTGTGGCTCATGTCCAAGGTGGTTAGTAACTTCCAAGTGGGAATGATTGCTGTCACTGCACCATCGATGTCCAAGCCTTCGGGTTCCCACTGGGCAAACTCAGCAGCTTCGGGAACTAACATTTCCTACAGAACAAAGTCACCCAAACCCAATTCAGGGTTAATACAGATACTGGATTTTAAATTGGCTTAAATGGTTCAATCAAAGCAGATATTAAACCTTCATGGACAGAGCTGAGCGATGAATACTGAGTGTAGCCAGAGTGGGCTTTAACACAGGAAGTCCTCTTATCTGTCCTGAACTGCAATCATTTATCTGAAACAAATCAGCAGGTAgaggcatttttttaaaacactttgtttgtatttaacaCGTTTTAACTTTACATACATACCAAAACAATTTCTAATAGTTAATGTAGTCTAAGTATGCAAAAGTGTAAGAGTTTTAATTGTTCTTGCTTGTCAAAAGCCAGAGAATAAGTCCCTAACTTACGAACAAGTTCCGTTTCAAGAGCACATTCATAAGTCGAATTTGTTCGCAATTCCAACAAAATGAGTCTCATACAGCTTTGacataaatatacaatgtaaagcttttttttaaaataaataattaagaacACAACAGGTTCTGTATTTCGAATCTAGAGTGGCAAAGACGCAGCGGGACCAGCTGACCTTGTTTAAAAGGAACCCAGGAGGACATCAGGGGAGGGACAACGCTACATGATGTTTACTGTGTGCTTGAACGGATGCCATTTTTTCTCAAagctgtattggactgtgaacgcTGTCTTGTGGAGGATTTTCCGAAATAacgattattcaccatcaggacagcttttcTATCCTTGTGCTCCCGAACTGGTTCATTGTAACCGGTAAGGtcgactcatttctcctgcaccccccacatgcacatacacatacaatatactggacTGTGGACACTTACAcattgaaaatattgtatataatttaaaatatttgtatctCGAACaatgcagtgtctattttttgtacaatacacttgAGCTACTTTCATGATTTCTAATGTTCATAGCTCCGCGGTAGTTTcgtatctgtggaaattcgttactgaaatgtttgtaagtcggggacttactGTGCTTCAtgccaacattttttaaacataataacaACCTACTACAGGCTATAAAGAAAATGTGTCTCTTACCTCAATCTGGAGCAtggatttaaaaacagaaaggtCAAATGTCAGGCTGTGTTCTGCAATATTGCTGGTGCCCACAACTCCTACTGTCCCTGGGATCTGTGTATGCACAAACACATTAGAAATTGTTAAAACCATTCAATACCAGACCAAATTGgagctaaataataaaatatgagaCTGCTTAGGTTTCTGATGTGATgattcataaataataaaggaTTATTTAACAAGTAGCAATAGGCGACATTTCTTACTTATGAACACCAATAAAAGTGTAAACCTTCTAtatattaaaattgtaaaaaagaaagaaaatacagaaagaaCTATAAGAAATTCTATAAATATGATGAATGATGCATCGAGTCAGGAACAACCTGACACCTAAAGCAAATCTTTATGCACCTTGAGATATTTGAGTCTGCAGGCAAAGTCCAGTATGTGGCCAAGATCTGCCTTGGCATCTCCATTAGCACAGGTGGGTTTGGCCAGTTTCAGCTGTTGGGTGATGGCATAGAGCTGTAGCGGCCTCAGGAGGAAAACTTCACCCGCAACTAACAACTGCTCACCTGCACGAAGAGAAGTACATAAATTATAACATGCAGTCACGTTTTTATGATTCATCATCAACAATGAAAAGACAGACAGCTGTGTTACAATATCGCTTATtagattatataattatttacaatatattgatCTTAATCATTTACTACAAGTCAAATTTataaaactgttgtataaaatatGTAGTGTACTTTATTCCTAGATAAAGGTTGTTTCTTTGTGCAAATTGCATTAACCATGTTTCTGTTGGATAGTAACTAAAGCATGTAGAGTTTTGATATATGTGAAACACAAACTTTCTGGatgaattatgaaaaaaaaatgtatgtttgttttacagCACTTATTGGATTAATCAACATGTGCTACAACGTGAAAGTCCAAGGAGCTCAGTGCAGATCTGAGAAAGAGGATGGCATGTCCAAAATTTCTCATGGAGCCATTTGTAAAGAACCGCAGATTCCAAGATCAGTTCAAACAATGGCAGTGGCAATTCTTAAAAGTCAGCAGAAAACCAATAATTATCAGTAATTAATTCCAGTAAATTAATTAAGATTGATTTAAATATCCAAATAGGATTCTGCCAAAAGCTTGTGACATGGTAATGGTTATCTCTGCTAAAGAAACTAAGAATTCCAAATATTAAATGTGCTGCATAATTTAAAGCATGTATTGGTTTCAGAAAACCCACAATAAAtggctgtaaagtaaaaatatataaaatattataagtgtaaaaaaaataaaagtgtaataaattttataagagtaataaaataagtcAATATTgagagtgaaaactcattgctttaaaatcaggagttttagacacagatttgtgcagttttataagaaaacagctgataggtttttactgagcttgctggagaatatgagttcttctggtaactttgtcacactcgctcctttctatttttatgcaaatcccaggagcgtacattaggttttttgtttccatctgaaaactggtctgtcttgaactatatattttttcttaacagccatgcatatattctcctgtaatgttatttatttattaatttttaagttatatatggaaatactgaattattttgtacataattatgcagacatgataaacataattaacaaaattagtacagcatataatatggtgtctaagacttttgcacagtactgtatataaagatctgtaatacaatatttagacaaaattaatttttttattgcatgcCCAATTTAGCCATGACATTGATGTTGATGCAGAGTGTATCTAAACTTCTGACCGCAATCTTGATAGCTAAGTGTTTCCACCTAAGAGTTTCTTATCAGACACCAACTGTCAAAATGCCAAAGATACAGGAAGGAGAATGTTTAAATGcaattttctattaatttttgacagattttatacaaatatttctgACTGAAATAGTTTTTCAGAATACAAATCGGAGAAAACGTCACCTGCCACAAAATAACTACTTTATAAAATTGTAGTCAATGATTACGCTTTCCTGGTACTGAGTCGAGGTCTTAGAGCGGGGGTCCAATCAGTCCTGATTGTCAGCACAGTGGTGTGAGCAAGGAAATGGGTTGATCTGAAGCCTTTCTTACTTCGAAAGGAATGATATCTTTCCATATTGTTATACGTTTAATTTTTaccagaataaaacattaagtaTGTAAACATGGCAGTAAAAGCCaacaatataataaagaaaaaacaagttaaAGTTACATGATGAATACCCAGCCTATCAGACCTTTTAGACATaatctataaaatatacaaaatacaaatatacaagTCATACCTCTGTGGAACAGATCTTCTGCCAGGGTAGCAGTGATGCCATTGATTTCCTGAAATCAAAGAAAGCAATCATAAGTTactatgtatttaaataaaatctttataaagCCACATTTACTATTTGGTTTATTCGCCGATCCCATGCATTTTATATTGCGATTACAGAACTTTAGCTATGATGATGAAATGATGTAAACACAATACAGGGCTTTACATACTGCTGAATTAAGTTCTAAAATACAGTGAACTGTTTTCTACCATCTGgctatacagaaaaaaaaagtattgttcCACTGTTTCCTACCTCACATCTACATCATACACTCATTACGATCATGACAAGTGCACTAATTAACATTCGGGTAACAGATGTTTGATTTGTTCAATGATTGATTTGTTTAATTGTACGAGGCTTTTTGTAGTTCTCGTAGTATAAAAGATGTCTTGTTGCTTAGCACTGCTGTTCTGGCAGTgcatttggaggaggagtgaaaaaAAGACGAAGTGTgaagaattaaaaaatgaattatcTAAAGGCTATTTCAGCTGAAGCATTAACAGTCACACTTTGGGGAAACTCTGGGGCACAAgttaactttttaaagaaatattaaaataaagtggATTTTAATCATCATCTTTAAAGATTTAGTTTGATATCTGAATGATTCtcaagcatgtactgtacttgaaGCTCCTCCAGAATCTAAGGAGGCCCATAGACCACCCATAAAATGACTGACGCATCTAAAATGCATCCAAACcacacattttcttcttttgttttcctttacCGCACTTCACTCCTTTTTACACTTTATGTCTAGGTCTCATGCTTCTTTCAAGGAAAAGTCTTACAGTGGTCAATGATTAAAAGACTGGGTAAGTGTGAGGAAAGAACTATTGCTACCAGTAATTTACCAATTTTAATACCCATTTTCCTACCgtattattacaaatattagTATTTCCAAGTGTTCACTtgggtagaaataaaaaaaaaaataaaataagataaagacCTACCAGAtgggaaaatgtaaaatatgtgaGCACGCTTTTAACATCCCATTTAGATCTATATTTAACCGCTCTAATGGATTTTTAAGGAAATGGGATCATTTAAATGTCAAATGGATAGAAGGCCTCCCCACACATAAAGGGGATCAACAAAGCTTGATTCTTTTTCTAAATGACATTAAGGCTTAGCCTTTGGAAAGAATTCTTTATTCACTCGAAATCATAACCAGTGTTGaaggacgttactttttaaagtaactaattacattacaaaattactgtctttaaaaagtaatcagttactttacatttacatttaggcatttggcagatgctcttatccagagcgacttacattttaatctcattacacatctaaacagttgagggttaagagccttgctcaagggcccaacagtggaaacttggtggttgtggggtttgaacctgggatcttccgaaccgtagtccaatgccttaaccactgagctacccctggcctttacagcattactttctgataaaagtaactagttcgagtacttttccattgcagaaaatgaaaactcctttgtgattccttatgcatgttgttttagtcaagacctttataattattctaccatcatcacttagcGAGGTTTGGcctataatctgttaactactaaaaCCCCTCACCTAcgtggtggccgtaagtacagttcatcatgattcactgcga
Protein-coding regions in this window:
- the nisch gene encoding nischarin isoform X3; the protein is MDCEGFTEQNTERSVCIVGSELVENYTVYIIEVKVGEHRWTVKHRYSDFHELHEKLTSEKKIDKHLLPPKKIIGKNSKTLVEKRQKELEVYLQTLLSQFPVAVPKVLSDFLHFQFYEINGITATLAEDLFHRGEQLLVAGEVFLLRPLQLYAITQQLKLAKPTCANGDAKADLGHILDFACRLKYLKIPGTVGVVGTSNIAEHSLTFDLSVFKSMLQIEINDCSSGQIRGLPVLKPTLATLSIHRSALSMKEMLVPEAAEFAQWEPEGLDIDGAVTAIIPTWKLLTTLDMSHNNISCIDESVKLIPAVEFLDLGHNCISLVENIQYLYNLVHLDLSYNKLTVLEGVHTKLGNIKTLNLAGNQLETLSGLSKLYSLVNLDLSSNRLAQLDEIKHIGMLPCLEKLSIANNPMCIIPDYRTKVLAQFCDRASEVCLDGTVTTEKELDTVEVLKAIQKAKEAKDRMANSDKK
- the nisch gene encoding nischarin isoform X2 yields the protein MDCEGFTEQNTERSVCIVGSELVENYTVYIIEVKVGEHRWTVKHRYSDFHELHEKLTSEKKIDKHLLPPKKIIGKNSKTLVEKRQKELEVYLQTLLSQFPVAVPKVLSDFLHFQFYEINGITATLAEDLFHRGEQLLVAGEVFLLRPLQLYAITQQLKLAKPTCANGDAKADLGHILDFACRLKYLKIPGTVGVVGTSNIAEHSLTFDLSVFKSMLQIEINDCSSGQIRGLPVLKPTLATLSIHRSALSMKEMLVPEAAEFAQWEPEGLDIDGAVTAIIPTWKLLTTLDMSHNNISCIDESVKLIPAVEFLDLGHNCISLVENIQYLYNLVHLDLSYNKLTVLEGVHTKLGNIKTLNLAGNQLETLSGLSKLYSLVNLDLSSNRLAQLDEIKHIGMLPCLEKLSIANNPMCIIPDYRTKVLAQFCDRASEVCLDGTVTTEKELDTVEVLKAIQKAKEAKDRMANSDKKK